One window from the genome of Faecalibacterium sp. HTF-F encodes:
- a CDS encoding DUF6061 family protein, whose product MKYDARACHFNMDTGCVELLLRDGRKISIDCTGAEDALDVTMEQRSELDYLIYNDPLGYADLILNGDPEEYLKNATGSHGLED is encoded by the coding sequence ATGAAGTACGATGCAAGAGCTTGCCATTTCAACATGGATACCGGGTGCGTGGAACTGCTACTCCGGGATGGGAGAAAAATTTCCATTGACTGCACCGGGGCCGAGGATGCTCTGGATGTTACCATGGAGCAGAGGTCAGAACTGGACTACCTCATCTACAATGACCCGCTGGGCTATGCGGACTTGATTTTGAATGGCGACCCAGAGGAATATTTGAAAAATGCAACCGGGAGCCATGGGCTAGAAGATTAA
- a CDS encoding winged helix-turn-helix domain-containing protein, translating into MKKSSLRTVKEKNRRLILRALLTEGGLSRIELAKQTGLSPSTITALVGELLAEGVVQESGLRAATAGRSRAGLTICPDYGRVVVVDIGRSHAVLYLYDMALQCVFRTVLPDHGGDGNELLTSISDAIFQGFSMEELHAGKMKSIGLLFQDDTEISEFRVMYSTGYTAATISLREALFTQFKVPIVEEYSRVYTVSRALAEAGKSVGSNYAHIDLGDRAVVQIVQKEQPVALRSEGQADITGLLLPEGGSLLELAQNFEVAPPAQQAAALKNTQSPVSCFTVRLSNVARLLCSLFVIEKLYLSGPAAASPAFMRGVVQKLKSPEMRPVVLNPDPVHTPAFMATDLRQSLLCSTDA; encoded by the coding sequence ATGAAAAAATCCAGCCTGCGGACAGTAAAGGAGAAGAACCGCCGCCTGATTTTGCGGGCACTGCTCACCGAGGGCGGGCTCTCCCGGATCGAACTGGCAAAACAGACAGGACTTTCTCCCAGCACCATCACGGCGCTGGTGGGAGAGCTGCTGGCAGAGGGCGTCGTGCAGGAGAGCGGCCTGCGTGCCGCAACGGCAGGGCGCAGCCGTGCCGGACTGACCATCTGTCCGGACTATGGCAGGGTCGTTGTGGTAGATATCGGACGCAGCCATGCGGTTTTATATCTCTACGACATGGCTTTGCAGTGTGTGTTCCGCACGGTGCTGCCCGACCACGGCGGGGATGGAAACGAGCTCCTGACTTCGATCTCTGATGCGATCTTTCAGGGCTTTTCCATGGAGGAGCTCCACGCAGGCAAGATGAAGAGCATCGGGCTGCTGTTTCAGGACGACACCGAGATCAGCGAGTTCCGCGTGATGTACTCCACCGGTTATACCGCGGCGACCATTTCTCTGCGGGAGGCGCTGTTTACCCAGTTCAAAGTGCCGATCGTGGAGGAATACAGCCGGGTCTATACCGTAAGCCGTGCACTGGCAGAGGCCGGCAAGTCGGTAGGTTCCAACTATGCACACATCGACCTTGGCGACCGGGCCGTGGTGCAGATCGTGCAGAAGGAACAGCCGGTGGCACTGCGCAGCGAGGGACAGGCAGACATCACCGGTCTGCTGCTGCCCGAAGGCGGCTCTCTGCTGGAGCTGGCGCAGAACTTTGAAGTTGCACCGCCCGCTCAGCAGGCGGCAGCGCTGAAAAACACGCAAAGCCCGGTGAGCTGCTTTACGGTGCGGCTGAGCAATGTGGCGCGGCTGCTCTGTTCGCTGTTCGTGATCGAGAAGCTGTATCTCTCCGGCCCGGCGGCTGCAAGCCCGGCGTTCATGCGCGGGGTGGTGCAGAAGCTGAAAAGCCCGGAGATGCGTCCGGTGGTGCTGAACCCGGATCCCGTCCATACGCCTGCCTTTATGGCAACGGATCTGCGTCAGAGCCTGTTGTGCAGCACGGACGCCTGA
- a CDS encoding C4-dicarboxylate ABC transporter yields MLQGILIVVAFLVVAALMMTKKIPTLLALPLMAVVICIIAGVPMFGKNADGAEIGWLTTVFEAGTVRMGSAIMATIFGAWLGQLMNKTGVTENIIKKSAELGGDRPLVVTLIMVVATAVLFTTLSGLGSIIMVGSIVLPILISVGVPAASAACIFLMAFTTGLACNIANWKSFASIFSLDIADIQGFEIYLMAATAIATLIMVIVEFKRNGIKFAFSAPVDNTKPTKQLTGVRGGLAMITPLIPIVLVAFLKVPVTPAFTVGIIWCLLFTSQSFSKAMNQMTKTCYDGITDAGPAVILMVGIGILFLAVTNASVKEVLNPLLLAIVPTSRVPYIIFFAILAPLALYRGPMNMFGLGSGIAALIIGLGTLNPLAVMAAFLAAERIQCGGDPTNTQNVWTANFCEVDVNTCTKKMLPYLWAVSIVGVILGAMLYF; encoded by the coding sequence ATGTTACAAGGCATTCTGATCGTTGTGGCATTCCTGGTCGTCGCGGCATTGATGATGACCAAGAAGATCCCTACTCTGCTGGCGCTTCCTTTGATGGCTGTCGTCATCTGCATCATCGCCGGTGTGCCGATGTTCGGCAAAAACGCGGACGGCGCAGAGATCGGCTGGCTGACCACCGTGTTTGAAGCCGGCACCGTCCGTATGGGCAGCGCCATCATGGCAACCATCTTTGGTGCATGGCTGGGTCAGCTGATGAACAAGACCGGCGTCACCGAGAACATCATCAAAAAGAGCGCTGAGCTGGGCGGCGACCGTCCGCTGGTAGTCACCCTGATCATGGTTGTGGCCACCGCTGTCCTGTTCACCACCCTGAGCGGTCTGGGCTCCATCATCATGGTAGGCTCCATCGTGCTGCCCATCCTTATCTCTGTTGGCGTGCCCGCTGCAAGCGCAGCCTGCATCTTCCTGATGGCATTCACCACCGGCCTTGCCTGCAACATTGCAAACTGGAAGAGCTTTGCAAGCATCTTCTCGCTGGACATCGCCGACATTCAGGGCTTTGAGATCTACCTGATGGCAGCGACTGCCATCGCCACCCTCATCATGGTCATTGTGGAGTTCAAGCGCAACGGCATCAAGTTCGCATTCTCCGCTCCCGTGGACAACACAAAGCCCACAAAGCAGCTCACCGGCGTGCGCGGCGGTCTGGCCATGATCACCCCGCTGATCCCCATCGTGCTGGTCGCCTTCCTGAAAGTGCCTGTCACGCCTGCATTCACCGTTGGCATCATCTGGTGCCTGCTCTTCACCTCGCAGAGCTTCAGCAAGGCCATGAACCAGATGACCAAGACCTGCTACGACGGCATCACCGATGCAGGCCCCGCCGTCATCCTGATGGTCGGCATCGGCATCCTGTTCCTGGCTGTCACCAACGCAAGCGTCAAGGAAGTTCTGAACCCGCTGCTGCTGGCCATCGTTCCCACCAGCCGCGTGCCCTACATCATCTTCTTCGCCATTCTGGCACCTCTGGCGCTGTACCGCGGCCCCATGAACATGTTTGGCCTCGGCTCCGGCATCGCAGCGCTGATCATTGGTCTGGGCACCCTGAACCCGCTGGCTGTCATGGCTGCCTTCCTGGCGGCTGAGCGCATCCAGTGCGGCGGCGACCCCACCAACACCCAGAACGTCTGGACCGCAAACTTCTGCGAGGTGGACGTGAACACCTGCACCAAGAAGATGCTGCCGTATCTGTGGGCAGTGTCCATCGTCGGCGTCATTCTGGGCGCGATGCTCTACTTCTGA
- a CDS encoding hydantoinase/oxoprolinase family protein, whose amino-acid sequence MKVRIGIDVGGTFTDAVAIDNETFEVVGSVKVPTTHTAAEGVAAGIVQVLHKVMEQCEIRPEDVIFIAHGTTQATNALLEGDVAPVGIITLGSGLQGAKSKGDTTMGDIELSEGKYLRSCNEYVDTNTPDLDGSIRAAIQKLQEQGAQTFVAAEAFSVDDPKNENRVVEICGEMGLPATATNEISKLYGLKVRTRTAVINASIMPKMLDAATMTDQSIKNADIKSPLMVMRCDGGVMTVDEVRSRPILTILSGPAAGVAGALMYEKLTDGLFFEVGGTSTDISCVKDGKVMIKYAEVGGHKTYLNSLDVRTVGIGGGSMVEVKDGKACDTGPRSAHIAGLDYEVFTDADKIQNPRLVPVSPMPGDPEYASIECDNGVRVCLTMSGAANIAGYVKPGDYAYGNVEAARKAWKPLADNMGCTVEEAARKVLGFAAAKNSRVAAQLMKDYHMDPQHTVFVGGGGGAASVVPHLAETMHHKSRLAKNGPVISTIGVALAMVRDMVERSVSNPTDNDIISVRREAEQKAIRNGAAPGSVEVTVEVDTQRNVIRAIAVGATELRSKNRSAEKLTEDKLLELAAENLSMDPKALHIAARSENMCAVTADKVEKKLFGLMKKTSHPLRLIDEEGVIRLQKANATVRQADISSWRDAVAYMLEELTVYNDGGTNYPNVYIVLGKRIIDLSGMSSEEQIYSLANVELNGYDAKTPVIVAATLRIDS is encoded by the coding sequence ATGAAAGTCCGTATCGGAATTGATGTTGGTGGTACCTTCACCGACGCCGTTGCCATTGATAACGAGACCTTTGAGGTCGTTGGAAGCGTAAAGGTCCCCACCACCCATACCGCCGCCGAGGGCGTTGCTGCCGGCATCGTACAGGTGCTGCACAAGGTCATGGAGCAGTGCGAGATCCGGCCGGAGGATGTTATCTTCATCGCCCACGGTACCACGCAGGCCACCAACGCCCTGCTGGAGGGCGATGTGGCCCCCGTCGGCATCATCACGCTGGGCAGCGGCCTGCAGGGCGCAAAGAGCAAGGGCGATACCACCATGGGGGACATCGAGCTGTCTGAGGGCAAGTACTTGCGCAGCTGCAACGAATATGTGGACACCAATACACCGGATCTGGACGGCAGCATCCGCGCGGCTATCCAGAAGCTGCAGGAGCAGGGGGCACAGACCTTTGTTGCCGCCGAGGCCTTCAGCGTGGACGACCCGAAGAACGAGAACCGGGTGGTGGAGATTTGCGGTGAAATGGGCCTGCCTGCCACAGCGACCAACGAGATCTCCAAGCTGTACGGTCTGAAGGTCCGCACCCGCACCGCCGTGATCAACGCCAGCATCATGCCCAAGATGCTGGATGCCGCCACCATGACCGACCAGAGCATCAAAAATGCGGACATCAAGAGCCCGCTGATGGTCATGCGCTGCGACGGCGGCGTGATGACCGTGGACGAGGTGCGCAGCCGCCCCATCCTGACCATCCTCTCCGGCCCTGCCGCAGGCGTTGCCGGTGCTTTGATGTACGAAAAGCTGACCGATGGCCTGTTCTTTGAGGTGGGCGGTACCTCTACCGACATCTCCTGTGTCAAGGACGGCAAGGTGATGATCAAGTACGCCGAGGTGGGCGGCCACAAGACCTACCTGAACAGTCTGGACGTGCGCACCGTCGGCATCGGCGGCGGCAGCATGGTGGAGGTGAAGGACGGCAAGGCCTGCGATACCGGCCCCCGCAGCGCCCACATCGCCGGTCTGGACTATGAGGTGTTCACCGATGCCGACAAGATCCAGAACCCCCGTCTGGTGCCCGTGAGCCCCATGCCCGGCGACCCGGAGTACGCCAGCATCGAGTGCGACAACGGCGTCAGGGTCTGCCTTACCATGTCCGGCGCTGCCAACATTGCGGGCTACGTCAAGCCCGGCGATTATGCCTATGGCAACGTGGAAGCCGCCCGCAAGGCATGGAAGCCGCTGGCAGACAACATGGGCTGCACCGTGGAAGAAGCTGCCCGCAAGGTGCTGGGCTTTGCCGCCGCCAAAAACAGCAGGGTAGCTGCCCAGCTGATGAAGGACTACCACATGGATCCCCAGCACACCGTGTTCGTGGGCGGCGGCGGTGGCGCTGCCAGTGTGGTGCCGCATCTGGCCGAGACCATGCATCACAAGAGCCGGCTGGCAAAGAACGGCCCGGTCATTTCCACCATCGGCGTGGCATTGGCCATGGTGCGTGATATGGTGGAGCGCAGCGTTTCCAACCCCACCGACAATGACATCATCAGTGTGCGCCGGGAGGCCGAGCAGAAGGCCATCCGGAACGGAGCCGCGCCCGGTTCTGTGGAAGTGACCGTGGAGGTGGATACCCAGCGCAACGTGATCCGCGCCATCGCCGTGGGTGCTACCGAGCTGCGCAGCAAGAACCGCAGCGCCGAAAAACTGACCGAGGACAAGCTGCTGGAACTGGCGGCAGAGAACCTGAGCATGGACCCCAAGGCCCTGCATATCGCAGCCAGAAGCGAGAACATGTGCGCAGTGACGGCGGATAAGGTGGAGAAAAAGCTGTTCGGCCTGATGAAAAAGACCTCTCATCCGCTGCGCCTGATCGACGAAGAGGGGGTCATCCGCCTGCAGAAGGCCAACGCCACGGTGCGTCAGGCCGATATCAGCAGCTGGCGTGATGCGGTCGCCTATATGCTGGAAGAGCTGACCGTCTACAACGATGGCGGCACCAACTACCCCAATGTATACATCGTGCTGGGCAAGCGCATCATCGACCTGTCCGGCATGTCCAGCGAGGAGCAGATCTACAGCCTTGCCAATGTGGAGCTGAACGGCTACGATGCCAAAACTCCGGTCATTGTGGCTGCGACCCTGCGCATCGATTCCTGA
- a CDS encoding FAD-dependent oxidoreductase — translation MESIEYLGRQLPLLGHYDTVVVGGGAAGAAAGIRCAIDGQKVLLVEKGAFLGGTASRALVCPMMPTYVEHLDVLHRVEETLNRHGVTTRDGITTMIWFAPDQLSDAFEELYVSNGGRLLYDATLVDAVCEDKHIRYIVVMTVNGLQAIAAGNFVDATGDAVLTRMAGVPTSSGDENGDNQVSSLRFIMGGIDVEKYREYVLSLHDEFSPLKTGYFFESAMVAGRSFKLEPIFREGVADGLLTEEDLRYYQCFSLPNKPGCMAFNCPHLPSLKQNTDALARSAAIAEGHEKIGRLVRFLQAKMPGFAHSYLLQTADMLGVRESWRLKGNYLLTEEDYTRQARFPDGLVKGDWYIDVHSNKKGLFHQNTYQHGDYYEIPYRSMVTDEAENLIVAGRCISTTFLMQASVRILPTVIDMGDVAGSACTLAHTTGQPLCKLDGSKLRRFEPTSLPQK, via the coding sequence ATGGAAAGCATTGAATATCTGGGCAGGCAGCTGCCCCTTCTGGGCCACTATGATACTGTTGTGGTGGGCGGCGGTGCTGCCGGTGCCGCAGCCGGCATCCGCTGCGCCATCGACGGGCAGAAGGTCCTGCTGGTGGAAAAGGGGGCGTTTCTGGGCGGCACGGCTTCCCGTGCGCTGGTGTGCCCCATGATGCCCACCTATGTGGAACATCTGGATGTGCTGCACAGGGTAGAGGAGACCCTGAACAGGCACGGCGTCACCACCCGTGACGGCATTACCACAATGATCTGGTTTGCACCGGATCAGCTCAGCGATGCTTTTGAGGAATTGTATGTCAGCAACGGCGGCAGGCTGCTGTATGACGCCACACTGGTGGATGCGGTGTGCGAGGACAAGCACATCCGGTACATCGTGGTGATGACCGTGAACGGTCTGCAGGCCATTGCAGCCGGAAACTTTGTGGATGCTACCGGTGATGCTGTGCTCACCCGCATGGCTGGCGTGCCCACCAGCTCCGGCGATGAGAACGGGGACAATCAGGTCAGCAGTCTGCGCTTTATCATGGGCGGCATCGACGTGGAAAAATACCGCGAATATGTGCTGTCTCTGCACGACGAGTTCTCTCCCCTCAAGACCGGCTATTTCTTCGAGTCTGCCATGGTGGCAGGACGCAGCTTCAAGCTGGAGCCCATCTTCCGCGAGGGCGTAGCCGATGGCTTGCTCACCGAGGAGGACCTGCGCTATTACCAGTGCTTCAGCCTGCCCAATAAGCCCGGCTGCATGGCCTTCAACTGCCCGCATCTCCCCAGCCTGAAGCAGAACACCGATGCATTGGCCCGCTCTGCCGCCATTGCAGAGGGACACGAGAAGATCGGCCGTCTGGTACGTTTTCTGCAGGCAAAGATGCCGGGCTTTGCGCACAGCTATCTGCTGCAGACAGCGGACATGCTGGGCGTGCGCGAGAGCTGGCGGCTCAAGGGCAACTACCTGCTGACCGAGGAGGACTACACCCGGCAGGCGCGCTTCCCGGATGGTCTGGTCAAGGGGGACTGGTACATTGATGTGCACTCCAACAAAAAGGGACTATTCCACCAGAACACCTACCAGCACGGCGATTACTACGAGATCCCTTACCGCAGCATGGTTACGGACGAAGCCGAGAACCTGATCGTGGCGGGCCGCTGCATTTCCACCACCTTCCTGATGCAGGCCAGTGTCCGCATCCTGCCCACGGTCATTGACATGGGCGATGTGGCGGGCAGCGCCTGCACGCTGGCGCACACCACCGGTCAGCCGCTGTGCAAACTGGATGGCAGCAAGCTGCGCCGGTTTGAACCGACCTCATTGCCGCAAAAGTGA
- a CDS encoding LysR family transcriptional regulator has protein sequence MYVDWEYYKIFYYVAKYQNFTKAARVLGSNQPNITHAMNRLESQLNCVLFIRSNRGVTLTPEGELLYSRIASAAVQIQDAEEELSASATLEHGAISISATETALNIYLSEKLRAFHTEYPGIRLRISNHSTPQAVQAVKNGEVDFAVVSTPAEVDGSLKMVELKAFYEVLVGGRTFTALASQNLSLKELKNYPLISLSDTSMTRSFYRQFFLEHGAVLKPDTEAATTDQMLTLVKSELGIAFVPEPMAKELLERGELVQLHLQEIIPERSICLVYDRHRPLNTAARKFQQMLTKSAIGRPAAQ, from the coding sequence ATGTACGTGGACTGGGAATATTATAAGATCTTCTACTATGTGGCAAAGTATCAGAACTTTACCAAGGCCGCGCGGGTGCTGGGCAGCAATCAGCCCAACATTACCCACGCCATGAACCGGCTGGAAAGCCAGCTGAATTGTGTGCTGTTCATCCGCTCCAACCGCGGCGTTACCCTGACGCCGGAAGGAGAGCTGCTCTATTCCCGCATTGCATCGGCGGCGGTGCAGATCCAGGATGCGGAGGAAGAGCTGAGCGCCAGCGCTACGCTGGAACACGGAGCCATCAGCATCAGTGCTACCGAGACGGCCCTGAACATCTATCTTTCGGAGAAGCTGCGCGCCTTCCACACCGAGTACCCCGGCATCCGGCTGCGCATTTCCAACCACTCCACGCCGCAGGCCGTGCAGGCTGTGAAAAACGGCGAGGTGGATTTTGCCGTTGTATCCACCCCGGCAGAGGTGGACGGCAGCTTGAAAATGGTGGAGCTGAAAGCATTCTACGAGGTGCTGGTGGGCGGCAGGACTTTTACGGCCCTTGCCAGCCAGAACCTGAGTTTGAAGGAGCTGAAAAATTATCCGCTGATCTCGCTCAGCGATACAAGCATGACCCGCAGCTTCTACAGACAGTTCTTTCTGGAGCATGGCGCGGTGCTGAAGCCGGACACCGAGGCCGCCACCACCGACCAGATGCTGACATTGGTCAAAAGCGAACTGGGCATTGCGTTTGTGCCGGAACCCATGGCAAAAGAACTGCTGGAACGCGGGGAGCTGGTGCAGCTCCATCTGCAGGAGATCATCCCGGAGCGCAGCATCTGTCTGGTGTATGACCGCCACCGCCCGCTGAACACGGCGGCGCGCAAGTTCCAGCAGATGCTTACAAAGTCTGCCATCGGCAGGCCGGCAGCCCAGTAA
- a CDS encoding patatin family protein, whose product MKTGLVLEGGAMRGMFTAGVLDVLMEHGIVLDGAIGVSAGAVFGCNYKSHQIGRTIRYNTEYCTDKRYASFGNLLRTGNLYSEQFCYHTVPEKLDIFDSKAFRENPMDFFVVCTDVRTGDPIYHKCRTGDAEDIQWMQASASMPLASKIVKIGHYQLLDGGIADSIPVRFFESIGYKRNLIVLTQPKGFVKKKNKMLPAIRARYLRYPAFVDAVADRHERYNETLAHVSMLEQTGKAFVIRPPIPLEIGSMERDAAQLRRVYDTGRAVAEIQVDKIAAFVNESKAAAEE is encoded by the coding sequence ATGAAAACTGGACTTGTGCTGGAAGGCGGCGCCATGCGCGGAATGTTCACCGCCGGTGTTCTGGATGTGTTGATGGAGCACGGCATCGTGCTGGACGGTGCCATCGGCGTTTCTGCCGGTGCAGTGTTCGGCTGCAACTATAAGTCGCACCAGATCGGGCGCACCATCCGCTACAACACGGAATACTGCACCGATAAGCGCTATGCCAGCTTTGGCAACCTGCTGCGCACCGGCAATCTGTACAGCGAGCAGTTCTGCTACCACACCGTACCGGAAAAGCTGGACATCTTTGACTCCAAGGCTTTCCGGGAGAACCCCATGGACTTTTTTGTGGTGTGCACCGATGTTCGCACCGGCGACCCCATCTATCACAAGTGCCGCACCGGCGACGCCGAGGACATCCAGTGGATGCAGGCATCGGCCTCCATGCCGCTGGCCTCAAAGATCGTGAAGATCGGCCACTACCAGCTGCTGGACGGCGGCATTGCAGATTCCATCCCGGTGCGGTTCTTTGAGTCCATCGGCTACAAGCGCAACCTGATCGTGCTGACCCAGCCCAAGGGCTTTGTGAAGAAGAAAAACAAGATGCTGCCCGCCATCCGGGCGCGTTACCTGCGCTATCCGGCCTTCGTGGATGCCGTGGCCGACCGCCACGAGCGCTACAACGAGACCCTTGCCCATGTTTCCATGCTGGAACAGACGGGCAAAGCCTTCGTCATCCGCCCGCCCATCCCGCTGGAGATCGGCTCCATGGAGCGCGATGCAGCCCAGCTGCGCCGTGTTTACGACACCGGCCGTGCCGTGGCCGAGATTCAGGTGGACAAGATCGCCGCATTCGTAAATGAATCCAAGGCCGCTGCCGAGGAATAA
- a CDS encoding xanthine phosphoribosyltransferase, producing the protein MKMLEERIRKDGIVREGNVLKVDSFINHQMDIPLFREMAKEWKRLFAGKTINKVLTIEASGIGIAAVVASEFNVPVVFAKKSMSINLDYDNYETKIQSFTHKKIYNVIVSKKFLTAEDHVLIIDDFLANGCALMGLLDLAKEAGATVEGIGIAVEKGFQQGGELIRSKGIQLESLAIVDSMNSETGEIVFRDQPHQN; encoded by the coding sequence ATGAAGATGCTGGAAGAACGTATCCGCAAGGATGGTATTGTACGCGAGGGCAACGTGCTCAAGGTAGACAGCTTTATCAACCACCAGATGGATATTCCGCTGTTCCGTGAAATGGCAAAGGAGTGGAAGCGCCTGTTTGCCGGCAAGACCATCAACAAGGTGCTCACCATCGAGGCCAGCGGCATCGGCATTGCAGCCGTGGTGGCAAGCGAGTTCAATGTGCCGGTGGTGTTCGCCAAAAAGTCTATGAGCATCAATCTGGACTACGATAACTACGAGACCAAGATCCAGTCCTTCACCCACAAAAAGATCTACAACGTCATCGTCTCCAAAAAGTTCCTCACGGCAGAGGATCATGTGCTAATCATTGACGACTTCCTTGCCAACGGCTGCGCTCTGATGGGCCTGCTGGATCTGGCCAAGGAAGCCGGCGCCACCGTGGAAGGCATCGGCATCGCCGTGGAAAAGGGCTTCCAGCAGGGCGGCGAGCTGATCCGCAGCAAGGGCATCCAGCTGGAAAGCCTTGCCATCGTGGACTCCATGAACAGCGAGACCGGCGAGATCGTCTTCCGCGACCAGCCGCACCAGAATTAA
- a CDS encoding peptidoglycan D,D-transpeptidase FtsI family protein, with translation MPKPEPRPLRTLPERAFRARARLVAALLCCVCFAGLAARLAYLQLFTGSWYTSRALGQQLRDTVVPADRGRIYSADGALLAANSSCWTLRASPREMPEEKLRLAADGLAEILELDKAALLEKFSDRRSNDCLLRYRVERDTADRVRDFCEANGITGIRINQDSKRWYPQGEFLASVLGFTNVDNAGVSGLELKYNEVLTGQNGVVLTAVNAWGYTLEQSYETERVPLEGSGLRLTIDASIQHYLENALTYAVREHHVAARAVGIVMDVNTGAVLAMSTTPAYDPNQPRVIYDDAARQRVDALSGKERTAALQLAQQTQWRNKAVSDLYEPGSVFKLITCAAALDAGAVSPHSTFYCGDSISVAGTRFHCANHKRHGSQTVTQALENSCNQSFIQIGARLGKEAFCDYFAAFGLREPTGIDLPAEPKKSLYYTADRMGPVELASCAFGQSSKISYMEMAAAVCAVVNGGKLMQPYLVSDILNPDGSVLQHIDPVCRREVIRPETSRIMRGMMEAVVLNGGGRYAQIRGYRVGGKSGTSQKLDSADEKARIASFVAVAPIDDPQFLCLVCLDEPHSWTTAGGSLSAPVCAEVLEQTLVYRGVPRAAEPEADAGPAQTAADLPADGDSFDGA, from the coding sequence ATGCCAAAACCGGAGCCACGGCCCCTGCGCACCCTGCCGGAACGGGCATTCCGTGCCCGGGCACGGCTGGTGGCCGCCCTGTTGTGCTGCGTCTGCTTTGCAGGGCTGGCCGCACGGCTGGCATATCTGCAATTATTTACGGGCAGCTGGTACACCAGCCGTGCGCTGGGCCAGCAATTGCGGGACACCGTGGTGCCCGCCGACCGGGGCCGCATCTACAGTGCGGACGGCGCGCTGCTGGCCGCCAACAGCAGCTGCTGGACCCTGCGGGCCTCCCCGCGTGAAATGCCGGAAGAAAAGCTTCGCCTTGCCGCAGACGGCCTTGCGGAAATCCTGGAGCTGGACAAAGCCGCATTATTGGAAAAGTTCAGCGACCGCCGCTCCAACGACTGCCTGCTGCGCTACCGTGTGGAGCGGGACACCGCCGACCGGGTGCGGGACTTCTGCGAAGCAAACGGCATCACCGGCATCCGCATCAATCAGGACTCCAAACGCTGGTATCCGCAGGGGGAGTTTCTTGCAAGCGTGCTGGGCTTTACCAACGTAGACAACGCCGGTGTGAGCGGGCTGGAGCTCAAGTACAACGAGGTGCTCACCGGGCAGAACGGTGTAGTGCTCACCGCCGTGAACGCATGGGGCTATACGCTGGAACAGAGCTACGAGACCGAGCGGGTGCCGCTGGAAGGCAGCGGCCTGCGGCTGACCATCGATGCCAGCATCCAGCACTACCTCGAAAATGCCCTGACCTATGCCGTCAGGGAGCACCATGTGGCGGCACGGGCTGTGGGCATCGTGATGGACGTGAACACCGGGGCGGTGCTGGCCATGTCCACCACCCCTGCCTACGACCCCAACCAGCCCCGCGTCATTTACGACGACGCCGCCCGGCAGAGGGTGGACGCGCTCTCCGGCAAAGAGCGCACGGCGGCGCTGCAGCTGGCCCAGCAGACCCAGTGGCGCAACAAAGCCGTCAGCGACCTGTACGAGCCGGGCAGCGTGTTCAAGCTCATCACCTGCGCCGCTGCGCTGGATGCCGGGGCTGTGAGCCCCCATTCCACCTTTTACTGCGGGGACTCCATCTCGGTGGCAGGCACCCGGTTCCACTGTGCCAATCACAAGCGCCACGGCAGCCAGACTGTGACGCAGGCGCTGGAAAACTCCTGCAACCAGAGCTTTATCCAGATCGGGGCCAGGCTGGGCAAAGAGGCCTTCTGCGATTATTTTGCCGCCTTTGGTCTGCGGGAGCCCACCGGCATCGACCTGCCCGCCGAGCCGAAAAAGAGCCTGTACTACACCGCCGACCGCATGGGCCCGGTGGAGCTGGCGTCCTGCGCCTTTGGCCAGAGCAGCAAGATCTCCTACATGGAAATGGCCGCAGCCGTGTGCGCCGTGGTGAACGGCGGAAAGCTCATGCAGCCCTATCTCGTCAGCGACATCCTGAACCCGGACGGCAGCGTATTGCAGCACATCGACCCGGTGTGCAGGCGGGAGGTCATCCGGCCGGAGACCTCCCGGATCATGCGCGGCATGATGGAGGCCGTGGTACTGAACGGCGGTGGGCGCTATGCCCAGATCCGGGGCTACCGGGTGGGCGGCAAGAGCGGCACCAGCCAGAAGCTGGACAGCGCCGATGAAAAAGCCCGCATTGCCAGCTTTGTGGCTGTGGCCCCCATCGATGACCCGCAGTTTCTGTGTCTGGTCTGTCTGGATGAGCCCCACAGCTGGACCACTGCCGGCGGCAGTCTTTCGGCCCCCGTGTGCGCCGAGGTGCTGGAACAGACGCTGGTGTACCGGGGCGTTCCCCGCGCCGCCGAACCGGAAGCGGATGCCGGTCCCGCCCAGACCGCCGCAGACCTGCCCGCAGACGGTGACAGCTTTGACGGGGCGTGA